From a single Pseudomonas triticicola genomic region:
- the gloA gene encoding lactoylglutathione lyase: MSLNELNTFPGVTATPDSATRNFVFNHTMLRVKDITKSLDFYTRVLGFSLVEKRDFPEAEFSLYFLALVDKAQIPTDAAARTEWMKSIPGILELTHNHGTENDADFAYHDGNTDPRGFGHICISVPDIVAACARFEELGCDFQKRLTDGRMKSLAFIKDPDGYWVEIIQPAPL, encoded by the coding sequence ATGAGCCTCAACGAACTGAACACTTTTCCCGGCGTGACTGCCACGCCAGACAGCGCAACCCGTAACTTCGTGTTCAACCACACCATGCTGCGCGTGAAGGACATCACCAAGTCGCTGGATTTCTACACCCGCGTACTGGGTTTCTCGCTGGTCGAGAAGCGTGATTTCCCGGAAGCCGAGTTCAGCCTGTACTTCCTCGCGCTGGTCGACAAAGCGCAGATCCCGACCGACGCCGCCGCGCGTACCGAATGGATGAAGTCGATCCCGGGCATTCTCGAACTGACCCACAATCACGGCACCGAAAACGATGCCGATTTCGCCTATCACGACGGCAACACCGATCCGCGTGGCTTTGGCCACATCTGCATTTCGGTGCCGGACATCGTCGCAGCGTGTGCACGCTTTGAAGAGCTGGGTTGCGATTTCCAGAAGCGTCTGACCGATGGCCGGATGAAGAGCCTGGCATTTATCAAGGATCCGGATGGTTACTGGGTTGAAATCATTCAGCCTGCGCCGCTGTAA
- a CDS encoding DUF4946 domain-containing protein, protein MIRLLKSVFVFFALSSAVVLPAMAEPGITWPMGWEVEALPETAPPVSRQRAVKLDADGNQVMVMELTMTQVEAGHQVNLQGVLLEMRKSIQKDFFRSGYQSVCNRIHPAALGSLSGLETTCTVTENGRHVLSQTLVAAVETDKAYVLSYAGQADVYKASADDIDAARNSLKL, encoded by the coding sequence ATGATCCGACTGTTGAAATCCGTGTTTGTTTTTTTTGCTTTGTCGTCGGCTGTGGTTTTACCCGCGATGGCCGAACCAGGTATCACTTGGCCGATGGGCTGGGAGGTTGAAGCATTGCCGGAAACCGCGCCGCCAGTCTCGCGGCAACGGGCGGTGAAGCTCGACGCCGACGGCAATCAGGTGATGGTGATGGAGTTGACCATGACGCAAGTCGAGGCGGGGCATCAGGTCAATCTGCAAGGCGTGCTGCTGGAGATGCGCAAATCGATTCAGAAGGATTTCTTCCGTAGTGGCTATCAGAGTGTCTGCAACCGGATTCATCCGGCAGCACTCGGTTCGTTGAGCGGGCTGGAGACGACCTGCACGGTCACCGAGAACGGTCGACACGTATTATCACAAACGTTGGTGGCAGCTGTGGAAACAGACAAGGCTTACGTACTTTCATATGCCGGTCAGGCCGACGTTTATAAGGCGAGCGCCGACGATATAGACGCGGCGCGCAACAGCCTGAAATTATAA
- a CDS encoding histone-like nucleoid-structuring protein, MvaT/MvaU family — protein MSRLAEFRAAEKALQEQLKQLESLKNDAGLKKEIEFEEKLQGLMKTYGKGLKDIIAILHPNPAKSGLQTSAAPKTRRARVVKVYQNPHTGELIETKGGNHRGLKAWKEQYGAATVDSWLRG, from the coding sequence TTGTCCAGACTCGCTGAATTTCGCGCAGCTGAAAAGGCCCTTCAGGAACAGCTCAAACAGCTGGAATCGCTGAAGAACGATGCCGGACTGAAGAAAGAAATCGAATTCGAAGAAAAGCTCCAGGGACTGATGAAAACCTATGGCAAAGGCCTGAAAGACATCATCGCAATCCTCCATCCTAACCCGGCAAAGTCCGGCCTGCAGACCTCCGCAGCGCCAAAGACCCGCCGCGCCCGCGTGGTCAAGGTTTACCAGAACCCGCACACTGGCGAGCTGATCGAAACCAAGGGCGGCAACCATCGCGGCCTGAAGGCCTGGAAAGAACAGTACGGTGCAGCCACCGTTGATTCATGGTTGCGTGGTTAA
- a CDS encoding EAL domain-containing protein, with the protein MPLTRRPRRKRSTRNVVTLLSSLLPIVLGSVILYMQAERTLQQSARETAEQALRQFDLMLDNTAEAARVLLPLAGKNCEEVKLALREQVTRRPFVRSTNLVWDNNLYCSSLFGAFHEAVNAGDYHQGKLWLMNGNPVTPDTALLIYRLSDGRGGALTTLDGYHLSNILRLIGRQTLLMLQVGDNWLSADGKVHQGSLPAPPVANSLLESERYGFKVSAGFPQGEVRRYMAAEYPPLFSLLIFFGAISGAIGHFVQKRSTSPSHEMMRALEAGEFIPYFQPVVHGDSKRWSGAEVLMRWNHPKEGLVRPDLFIPFAEHSGLIVPMTRALMQQTAALLGPQSAAFAKPFHIGINISASHCQDLELVEDCRDLVAAFAPGSVELVLELTERELIEPSDVTLQLFEQLHALGVKIAIDDFGTGHSSLGYLRTFNVDFLKIDQSFVAMIGVDALSRHILDSIIELSAKLDLGIVAEGVETQAQADYLTEHNVNFLQGYLYGRPMPGADFLEALTHH; encoded by the coding sequence ATGCCGCTGACCCGCAGACCCCGCCGCAAACGCAGCACCCGCAACGTTGTGACTTTGCTCAGCAGCCTGCTGCCAATCGTGCTGGGCAGTGTGATTCTCTATATGCAGGCAGAACGCACTCTGCAGCAAAGTGCCAGAGAAACGGCCGAACAAGCGTTGCGACAGTTCGACTTGATGCTCGATAACACCGCAGAAGCTGCCCGGGTCCTGCTGCCGCTTGCCGGGAAAAATTGCGAAGAGGTGAAACTGGCCCTGCGCGAACAGGTGACCCGCCGCCCTTTCGTGCGCTCGACCAATCTGGTCTGGGACAACAATCTCTACTGCAGCTCACTCTTCGGGGCGTTCCATGAAGCCGTTAATGCCGGGGACTATCATCAAGGCAAACTGTGGTTGATGAACGGCAATCCGGTGACGCCTGATACGGCATTATTGATCTACCGTCTCAGCGACGGTCGTGGTGGCGCGCTGACCACACTGGATGGCTATCACTTGAGCAACATCCTGCGCCTGATCGGCCGCCAGACATTACTGATGTTGCAAGTGGGCGATAACTGGCTGTCCGCCGACGGCAAAGTCCATCAGGGATCACTGCCTGCCCCGCCGGTCGCGAACAGCCTGCTGGAATCCGAGCGTTACGGTTTCAAAGTGTCGGCGGGTTTCCCCCAGGGCGAAGTCCGGCGTTACATGGCGGCTGAATATCCTCCGCTGTTCAGTCTGTTGATTTTCTTCGGTGCAATCTCCGGTGCCATTGGCCACTTCGTTCAGAAGCGATCGACCTCGCCCAGCCACGAAATGATGCGCGCACTCGAGGCCGGGGAATTCATTCCGTACTTCCAGCCCGTGGTTCACGGCGACAGCAAGCGATGGTCGGGTGCCGAAGTGCTGATGCGCTGGAATCACCCGAAAGAGGGGCTGGTACGCCCGGATCTGTTCATTCCATTTGCCGAGCACTCAGGCCTGATCGTGCCGATGACCCGCGCGCTGATGCAACAGACTGCGGCCCTGCTGGGACCGCAGTCTGCGGCTTTCGCCAAGCCTTTCCATATTGGCATCAACATCAGCGCCAGCCATTGCCAGGATCTGGAGCTGGTCGAAGATTGTCGTGACCTCGTGGCGGCATTTGCGCCCGGCAGCGTCGAACTGGTACTGGAATTGACGGAGCGCGAACTGATCGAGCCGAGCGACGTCACGCTTCAGCTGTTTGAGCAATTGCATGCACTGGGAGTAAAAATCGCGATCGACGACTTTGGTACCGGACACTCAAGCCTTGGTTATCTGCGCACCTTCAACGTCGACTTTCTAAAAATCGATCAGAGCTTCGTGGCCATGATCGGCGTAGACGCGTTATCGAGGCATATTCTCGACTCCATCATAGAACTGTCGGCCAAACTGGACTTGGGCATTGTTGCCGAAGGTGTCGAAACTCAGGCCCAGGCTGATTACCTGACCGAGCATAACGTTAACTTTTTGCAGGGCTATTTGTACGGTAGACCGATGCCTGGCGCTGATTTCCTCGAAGCATTAACTCATCATTAA
- the hppD gene encoding 4-hydroxyphenylpyruvate dioxygenase — MADLYENPMGLMGFEFIEFAAPTPGTLEPIFEIMGFTKVATHRSKNVHLYRQGAINLILNNEPNSVASYFAAEHGPSVCGMAFRVKDSQKAYSRALELGAQPIHIETGPMELNLPAIKGIGGAPLYLIDRFGEGSSIYDIDFVFIEGVDRNPVGAGLKIIDHLTHNVYRGRMAYWANFYEKLFNFREIRYFDIKGEYTGLTSKAMTAPDGMIRIPLNEESSKGAGQIEEFLMQFNGEGIQHVAFLTDDLIKTWDQLKKIGMRFMTAPPDTYYEMLEGRLPNHGEPVDELQSRGILLDGASEQGDKRLLLQIFSETLMGPVFFEFIQRKGDDGFGEGNFKALFESIERDQVRRGVLTTE; from the coding sequence ATGGCAGATTTATACGAAAACCCAATGGGCCTGATGGGCTTTGAGTTCATCGAGTTCGCAGCGCCGACTCCCGGCACGCTGGAGCCGATCTTCGAGATCATGGGCTTCACCAAAGTCGCGACCCACCGTTCCAAGAACGTGCACCTCTACCGTCAGGGCGCGATCAATCTGATCCTCAATAACGAACCCAACAGCGTCGCCTCGTACTTCGCCGCCGAACACGGCCCGTCCGTTTGCGGCATGGCGTTTCGCGTCAAGGATTCGCAGAAAGCCTATTCCCGCGCACTCGAACTCGGCGCTCAGCCGATCCACATTGAAACCGGTCCGATGGAGCTTAACCTGCCGGCGATCAAAGGCATCGGCGGCGCGCCGCTGTATCTGATCGACCGTTTCGGCGAAGGCAGCTCGATCTACGACATCGACTTCGTGTTTATCGAAGGTGTTGATCGCAACCCGGTTGGCGCTGGCCTGAAGATCATCGATCACCTGACCCACAACGTTTATCGCGGTCGCATGGCCTACTGGGCGAACTTCTACGAGAAGCTGTTCAACTTCCGTGAAATCCGTTACTTCGACATCAAGGGCGAGTACACCGGTCTGACTTCGAAAGCCATGACCGCACCGGATGGCATGATCCGCATCCCGCTCAACGAAGAGTCATCCAAGGGCGCCGGGCAGATCGAAGAGTTCCTGATGCAGTTCAACGGCGAGGGCATCCAGCACGTTGCATTCCTCACCGACGATCTGATCAAGACCTGGGATCAGTTGAAGAAAATCGGCATGCGCTTCATGACCGCGCCGCCGGACACCTACTACGAAATGCTTGAAGGTCGCCTGCCGAATCATGGCGAGCCGGTCGATGAGCTGCAATCACGCGGCATCCTGCTCGACGGTGCCTCTGAGCAGGGCGACAAGCGCCTGCTGCTGCAGATCTTCTCGGAAACCCTGATGGGGCCGGTGTTCTTCGAATTCATCCAGCGCAAGGGTGACGACGGTTTTGGCGAGGGCAACTTCAAGGCCCTGTTCGAATCGATCGAGCGTGACCAGGTGCGTCGTGGTGTGCTGACCACTGAGTAA
- the rarD gene encoding EamA family transporter RarD → MSKGIALSVSASVLFAVMYYYTSLLTPLSGVEIFGWRMLLTVPCMTVFMLVSGEWRRVLELLRLIAARPKLIAGLVISSALLGVQLWLFMWAPLNDYSLDVSLGYFLLPLAMVLTGRIAYGESLSYLQKIAVFFASLGVLNELYQVGGFSWATLVVVVGYPLYFVLRKYLKTDNLGGLWVDMTLMLPVAYWFVQGGEQGLAVFDQYPGLMWLIPLLGLISASALVVYIIASRLLPFSLFGLLSYVEPVLLLAVALLLGESIKSGEWLTYIPIWLAVVVLVFEGFKHLTRQRRS, encoded by the coding sequence TTGTCTAAAGGTATCGCTTTATCGGTCTCAGCCTCGGTGCTGTTTGCCGTCATGTATTACTACACGTCGCTGCTGACACCTCTGAGCGGCGTGGAAATCTTCGGCTGGCGCATGCTCCTGACCGTGCCGTGCATGACCGTGTTCATGCTGGTTTCCGGGGAATGGCGGCGGGTGCTGGAGCTGCTCCGATTGATCGCGGCCAGGCCGAAGCTGATTGCCGGACTGGTGATTTCTTCCGCCCTGCTCGGGGTTCAGCTGTGGCTGTTCATGTGGGCACCGCTCAATGACTACAGCCTGGATGTATCGCTGGGTTATTTCCTGTTGCCACTGGCGATGGTGCTGACCGGGCGGATTGCCTATGGCGAGAGCCTGTCTTACCTGCAGAAAATCGCGGTGTTTTTCGCCAGCCTTGGCGTGTTGAACGAGCTGTACCAGGTTGGCGGATTTTCCTGGGCGACGCTGGTGGTTGTGGTCGGTTATCCGCTGTACTTCGTACTGCGCAAATACCTGAAAACCGACAACCTCGGTGGCCTTTGGGTCGACATGACCCTGATGCTGCCGGTCGCCTACTGGTTTGTGCAGGGCGGCGAACAGGGCCTGGCCGTTTTCGATCAGTATCCGGGGCTGATGTGGCTGATTCCGCTGCTCGGTCTGATCAGTGCGTCCGCACTGGTGGTGTACATCATCGCCAGTCGCCTGCTGCCGTTCAGTCTGTTTGGTTTGTTGAGTTATGTGGAACCGGTGTTGTTGCTCGCGGTGGCGTTGTTGCTGGGGGAAAGCATCAAGTCGGGCGAGTGGCTGACTTACATCCCGATCTGGCTGGCGGTTGTGGTGCTGGTGTTCGAAGGCTTCAAACATTTGACGCGCCAACGCCGCTCTTAA
- a CDS encoding acyltransferase family protein, whose amino-acid sequence MLNRPLEFARKPLRAMFNVFDNKEAFDTSPPVAATGKSHSAGLEYRADIDGLRAIAVLLVLIFHAGLTLFPSGFIGVDIFFVISGYLTTSIIMKSLDNGTFSFTGFYSSRIWRLQPAVVALLAVTLLITTLLYLPDDYIDFLKSEKYTSLLISNQYFSKVTSGYATPDAASLPLLHTWSLAIEWQWYLLLPLGIWLLHRYVAKRALSGVVMGLTLAATALALYLSRVAPDLNYYFFTARIFELMIGSCAVIFSADRFRLSRVSASLICAVALVTIAYCAIQDDILSGFPNYHAVAVCVATALLLVRGIGNVSITSDVLAFKPLVFIGTLSYSLYLWHWPILAVLAYLGVDLTPAVTTGFFAVTFVMGYLSFGLIENRFRKVRAGFGKTLLLLMLLPAIGLSLLHSAGKNHDGWPNRFGEDSIAMFSTLKAYVPTNREDCLGNSDRVEPDCVMGAPLAKPQALLIGDSYSNHYWGFIETLAKDAGLSVLAQGYPACLALPGIYLYDWYKARNALYEKCHNAAERYYDLIASSHFQYVIIGQFWEAYLTDAIVTKLDDPRSLALSQERLGVAVRQALDIVVESGATPILLMNTLPMPARINECLLRQIKLRGMLGSAEQSRLCAAVPWSGLEDPFMATLFAQLQAEYPQLIVLDPKKVQCKDGTCMTSVDDVPVYRDIGHVSDYASYKFGELYLKHFGNPFKSSPDGAP is encoded by the coding sequence ATGCTCAATCGGCCCCTCGAGTTTGCCCGCAAGCCATTGCGCGCGATGTTCAATGTTTTCGATAACAAAGAGGCATTCGATACATCCCCGCCCGTAGCGGCTACCGGTAAATCGCACAGCGCTGGCCTTGAATACCGCGCAGACATTGATGGGCTGCGGGCTATCGCTGTCCTGCTCGTGCTGATATTTCACGCAGGGCTGACGTTATTTCCCTCCGGCTTTATCGGCGTGGATATCTTCTTCGTGATTTCCGGGTATCTGACCACCTCAATCATCATGAAGTCGCTGGACAACGGCACGTTCAGCTTCACGGGTTTCTACAGCAGTCGCATCTGGCGCTTGCAACCGGCCGTTGTCGCGCTGTTGGCTGTGACCTTGCTGATCACCACGCTGCTGTATTTGCCCGATGACTACATCGACTTCCTGAAAAGCGAGAAGTACACCTCATTACTGATCTCCAACCAGTATTTCTCCAAGGTGACTTCCGGCTACGCCACGCCCGATGCCGCCAGCCTTCCGCTGTTGCACACTTGGTCATTGGCGATCGAATGGCAGTGGTACCTGCTGCTACCGTTGGGTATCTGGCTACTGCATCGCTATGTGGCGAAACGGGCCTTGAGCGGCGTGGTAATGGGCTTGACCCTTGCCGCCACCGCGCTGGCGCTGTATCTGTCGCGAGTCGCTCCCGATCTGAACTATTACTTTTTTACCGCGCGCATCTTCGAGTTGATGATTGGTTCGTGCGCCGTCATTTTCAGCGCGGACAGATTTCGCCTGAGTCGTGTCAGCGCTTCGCTCATTTGCGCGGTTGCGCTGGTCACGATCGCCTATTGTGCGATCCAGGACGATATCCTCAGCGGATTCCCCAACTATCACGCGGTCGCGGTATGCGTCGCCACGGCCCTGCTGCTGGTTCGCGGCATAGGTAATGTGAGCATCACCTCGGATGTCCTTGCATTCAAACCGCTGGTGTTCATTGGCACCCTTTCCTACTCGTTGTATCTGTGGCATTGGCCGATTCTGGCGGTGCTGGCCTACCTGGGTGTCGACCTGACGCCCGCAGTGACAACTGGTTTTTTCGCCGTCACGTTCGTAATGGGCTACCTGTCCTTCGGGCTCATCGAAAACAGGTTTCGCAAAGTACGGGCCGGTTTCGGCAAGACCCTACTGCTGTTGATGCTGCTGCCCGCCATCGGCCTGTCACTGCTTCACTCCGCCGGCAAAAATCATGACGGATGGCCGAACCGTTTTGGTGAAGACTCCATCGCCATGTTCAGCACCTTGAAGGCGTACGTACCGACCAATCGTGAGGATTGCCTGGGGAACAGCGACAGGGTTGAGCCTGATTGCGTCATGGGCGCGCCGTTAGCCAAGCCGCAAGCTTTGCTGATCGGAGACTCCTATTCGAATCACTATTGGGGATTTATCGAGACGTTGGCCAAGGATGCCGGCCTGTCGGTTCTTGCCCAGGGTTATCCAGCCTGCCTGGCGTTACCCGGAATCTATCTGTACGACTGGTACAAGGCCAGAAATGCGCTCTATGAAAAATGCCATAACGCCGCTGAGCGTTATTACGACCTCATCGCAAGCAGCCATTTTCAATATGTGATCATCGGGCAGTTCTGGGAGGCCTACCTCACCGACGCGATCGTCACCAAACTCGATGACCCACGCAGTCTCGCACTGTCGCAGGAACGCCTCGGGGTGGCGGTTCGGCAGGCACTCGACATCGTCGTCGAATCAGGCGCCACGCCGATCTTGCTGATGAACACTCTACCCATGCCCGCCAGAATCAACGAGTGTCTGCTCAGACAGATCAAGTTACGCGGCATGCTCGGCAGTGCTGAACAAAGCCGTCTGTGTGCGGCGGTGCCGTGGTCGGGGCTTGAAGATCCCTTCATGGCCACACTGTTCGCGCAATTGCAGGCGGAATATCCGCAACTGATCGTCCTTGATCCAAAAAAAGTGCAATGCAAGGACGGTACCTGCATGACCAGCGTCGATGACGTGCCGGTGTACCGCGACATTGGTCATGTGTCCGATTATGCCTCGTACAAATTTGGTGAGCTGTACCTCAAGCACTTCGGCAATCCATTCAAGAGCAGTCCAGACGGCGCCCCTTAA
- a CDS encoding MFS transporter: MSQSAAATQTIDDGKNAVYKRITLRLIPFIFICYLFNYLDRVNVGFAKLQMLDALKFSETVYGLGAGIFFIGYVLCGVPSNLALTHFGPRRWIALMMITWGTLSTCLLFVTTPTEFYTLRFFTGAAEAGFFPGVVLYLSQWFPTFRRGRIMALFMSAIPVSGLLGSPFSGWILNHFAAGQGGLAGWQWMFLLQGIPTVFLGALAYFLLSDSFANAKWLTAHERSVLEADHADDLANKPKTATDSLLAVFKNPAIWAFGLIYFCIQSGVYAINFWLPSIIKNLGFSDNLVIGWLSAIPYLLAAVFMLVVGRSADLRKERRWHLVVPMLMGAIGLVIAVNFAANPAIAILGLTIATMGALTGLPMFWPVPTAMLSAGAAAGGLALINSMGQMAGFLSPYLVGWVKDSTGSTDAALYLLAAVIVGGSLLALRMTRTLRA, encoded by the coding sequence ATGTCGCAGAGCGCCGCAGCTACCCAGACCATCGACGACGGTAAAAACGCCGTCTACAAACGCATCACCCTGCGTTTGATTCCCTTCATTTTCATCTGCTACCTGTTCAACTACCTCGACCGGGTCAACGTCGGCTTCGCCAAATTGCAGATGCTCGACGCACTGAAATTCAGCGAAACCGTATATGGCCTCGGCGCCGGCATCTTCTTCATCGGTTACGTGCTGTGCGGCGTGCCGAGCAACCTGGCACTGACCCACTTCGGTCCTCGGCGCTGGATTGCCTTGATGATGATCACCTGGGGCACGCTGTCGACCTGCCTGTTGTTCGTCACCACCCCGACCGAGTTCTACACCCTGCGCTTTTTCACCGGTGCGGCTGAGGCGGGTTTCTTCCCGGGCGTCGTGCTGTATCTCTCGCAGTGGTTCCCGACGTTCCGCCGGGGCCGAATCATGGCGCTGTTCATGTCGGCAATCCCCGTCTCCGGTCTGCTCGGCAGCCCGTTTTCCGGCTGGATCCTTAACCACTTCGCCGCCGGCCAAGGTGGCCTGGCCGGTTGGCAGTGGATGTTCCTGCTGCAAGGCATTCCGACCGTGTTCCTCGGCGCACTGGCGTATTTCCTGTTGAGCGACAGCTTTGCCAACGCCAAATGGCTGACCGCCCACGAACGTTCGGTGCTCGAAGCCGACCACGCCGACGACCTCGCCAACAAACCGAAAACCGCCACCGACTCATTGCTTGCGGTGTTCAAGAATCCTGCGATCTGGGCCTTCGGCCTGATCTATTTCTGCATCCAGAGCGGCGTGTACGCGATCAACTTCTGGCTGCCGTCGATCATCAAGAACCTCGGCTTCAGCGACAACCTGGTGATCGGCTGGCTGAGTGCGATTCCGTATCTGCTCGCGGCGGTGTTCATGCTGGTCGTCGGCCGCTCGGCGGACTTGCGCAAGGAGCGCCGCTGGCACTTGGTGGTGCCGATGCTGATGGGCGCGATCGGGCTGGTGATCGCAGTGAACTTTGCGGCCAATCCGGCGATTGCGATTCTCGGCCTGACCATCGCGACCATGGGCGCACTGACTGGTCTGCCGATGTTCTGGCCGGTGCCGACGGCGATGCTGAGCGCAGGCGCGGCGGCTGGTGGGCTGGCGTTGATCAACTCGATGGGGCAGATGGCCGGGTTCCTCAGCCCGTACCTGGTGGGTTGGGTCAAGGACAGCACTGGCTCGACGGATGCGGCGTTGTATCTGCTGGCGGCGGTGATCGTTGGCGGGAGTCTGCTGGCGTTGCGGATGACGCGGACGTTGCGGGCTTGA
- a CDS encoding sugar diacid recognition domain-containing protein, whose amino-acid sequence MFELDHDLAQDIVDRAMAILPYNVNVMDSQGLILGSGEPERINTRHEGAQLVLANGRVVEIDAQTAVHLKGVQPGINLPLLLDQRLIGVLGITGEPEQLRTYAELVRMTAEMLVGQRNQQAEQQWRRQRCDDLLALLLSEAGDSPRLVDEAQQLGLKPQLTRVPYLFELGLEHGPGQTVEALSAWLTSRYPDSWCVSSAKSSLLWCRPASQNVEHDRLLEKLDGLGWKILRIAVGGQADGLAGLRRCYRRVGDLLAYGRDVLPNSRLLTLNRYRLPVMLWRHRNDDALDELLKPLRQVIAKDSNGQLLATLRSWCEHDGQSQACAEALGIHRNSLRYRMERIAELSGVDPLKLDGMLALYLGVQLLPQTDPN is encoded by the coding sequence ATGTTCGAACTCGATCACGACCTTGCCCAGGACATCGTCGACCGGGCCATGGCCATTTTGCCGTACAACGTCAATGTCATGGACAGTCAGGGCCTGATCCTCGGCAGCGGTGAACCGGAGCGCATCAACACCCGGCATGAAGGTGCGCAACTGGTGCTGGCCAACGGGCGCGTGGTGGAAATCGATGCGCAGACGGCGGTGCACCTCAAAGGCGTGCAACCGGGGATCAACCTGCCGCTGTTGCTCGATCAGCGCTTGATCGGCGTGCTCGGCATTACCGGCGAGCCTGAGCAATTGCGCACTTACGCCGAACTGGTGCGCATGACCGCTGAAATGCTCGTCGGCCAGCGCAATCAGCAGGCCGAGCAGCAATGGCGACGGCAGCGTTGCGATGATCTGCTGGCGCTGCTGTTGAGCGAGGCGGGGGATTCGCCACGTCTGGTCGATGAGGCGCAGCAGCTCGGGCTCAAACCGCAACTGACGCGGGTGCCGTACCTGTTCGAATTGGGTCTGGAACACGGGCCGGGGCAAACCGTCGAGGCATTGAGTGCATGGCTGACCTCGCGTTATCCCGACAGTTGGTGTGTTAGTTCAGCCAAGTCTTCGCTGTTGTGGTGTCGCCCGGCCAGCCAGAACGTCGAGCACGATCGACTGCTGGAAAAACTCGATGGCCTCGGCTGGAAGATTCTGCGCATCGCCGTCGGCGGGCAGGCGGATGGCCTGGCCGGGTTGCGCCGCTGTTATCGACGGGTCGGCGACCTGCTGGCGTATGGTCGTGACGTGCTGCCGAACTCGCGGCTGCTGACGCTCAATCGTTATCGCTTGCCGGTCATGCTGTGGCGTCATCGCAACGACGATGCGCTGGACGAACTGCTCAAGCCGCTGCGCCAGGTCATCGCCAAGGACAGCAACGGCCAGTTGCTGGCGACCCTGCGCAGTTGGTGCGAGCACGACGGGCAGAGCCAGGCCTGCGCCGAGGCGTTGGGCATTCATCGCAACAGCCTGCGCTATCGCATGGAACGGATTGCCGAGTTGAGCGGGGTTGATCCGTTGAAGCTGGACGGGATGCTGGCGTTGTACCTGGGGGTGCAGCTGTTGCCGCAGACTGATCCGAATTGA
- a CDS encoding glycerate kinase: MKIVIAPDSFKDSLSAQGVAEAIALGLAQVWPQATLIKCPMADGGEGTVESILAACEGELRRTRVRGPLGAPVDAAWGWLPHNHTAIIEMAEASGLQLVPPGQRDACISSTFGTGELIRAALDAGAQRVILAIGGSATNDGGAGAMQALGVKLLDAQNQSLVPGGLALAQLARLDLSGLDRRLADVRFDIAADVNNPLCGPHGASAIFGPQKGASPAQVEQLDQALGHFAELCAQVLGKDVRDEPGSGAAGGLGFAAKAFLGAQFQAGVEVVAELVGLADAVKGADLVFTGEGRFDAQTLRGKTPFGVARVAKQYAVPVIVIAGTLGEGYQELYQHGIDAAFAVTSGPMTLEQACAEAPRLLRERATDIARVWQLATQR; the protein is encoded by the coding sequence ATGAAGATCGTCATCGCCCCCGACTCGTTCAAGGACAGCCTGAGTGCCCAAGGCGTTGCCGAAGCCATTGCCCTCGGATTGGCGCAGGTCTGGCCGCAGGCGACGCTGATCAAATGCCCGATGGCCGATGGCGGCGAAGGTACGGTCGAGTCGATTCTTGCAGCCTGCGAAGGTGAGTTACGCCGCACCCGCGTGCGCGGTCCACTGGGCGCGCCGGTCGACGCTGCTTGGGGCTGGCTACCGCACAACCACACCGCGATCATCGAAATGGCCGAGGCGAGCGGTCTGCAACTGGTCCCGCCGGGACAGCGCGATGCCTGCATCAGCAGCACGTTTGGCACGGGTGAACTGATTCGTGCAGCGCTGGATGCCGGCGCGCAACGGGTGATTCTGGCGATTGGCGGCAGCGCGACCAATGACGGCGGTGCCGGGGCGATGCAGGCATTGGGTGTGAAGTTGCTGGATGCGCAGAATCAGTCGCTGGTGCCCGGCGGCCTGGCCTTGGCGCAACTGGCGCGACTCGATCTGAGTGGGCTTGATCGACGTCTGGCCGATGTGCGTTTCGACATCGCCGCCGACGTCAATAATCCGCTCTGCGGCCCCCACGGCGCCTCGGCCATTTTCGGCCCGCAGAAGGGCGCATCGCCTGCGCAGGTTGAGCAGCTCGATCAGGCGCTGGGGCACTTCGCCGAGCTTTGCGCGCAAGTATTGGGCAAGGACGTGCGTGATGAACCGGGCAGCGGCGCGGCGGGTGGTCTGGGGTTTGCCGCCAAGGCTTTTCTCGGCGCGCAGTTTCAGGCGGGCGTCGAGGTGGTGGCGGAACTGGTCGGGCTCGCTGACGCGGTCAAAGGTGCGGATCTGGTCTTCACCGGAGAGGGCCGCTTCGATGCGCAAACCCTGCGCGGCAAAACGCCGTTCGGTGTCGCGCGAGTTGCCAAGCAATACGCTGTGCCGGTGATCGTGATTGCCGGGACCTTGGGCGAGGGCTATCAGGAACTCTATCAACACGGCATCGACGCCGCGTTCGCCGTGACCAGCGGACCGATGACTCTGGAACAGGCCTGCGCCGAAGCCCCGCGCCTGCTGCGTGAACGCGCCACCGACATCGCCCGGGTCTGGCAACTCGCCACCCAACGCTGA